Genomic DNA from Lactuca sativa cultivar Salinas chromosome 8, Lsat_Salinas_v11, whole genome shotgun sequence:
TGTCATTAGATGATATTAAGGTCGATAAGcacctgaattacgcggagaggcTAGTGGTCGTTCTGGAGAGGAAAGTGAAGGTTCTACGGAaaaaggaggtacctttggtaaaggtactaTGGGAGAaacggaggggatccgagtggacttgggagctggaggtcgagatgcgggagcattatccaaaTTGTTCACaacagcaggcttcgaggacgaagcctagttcAAATGGAGGATagctgtaacatcccaattttcaggtATGAATTTCAAGAATTTTTATACATCATTtaagatctactcgacgagttggagggcccaactcgtcgtgtagaaactGATCAGGCCGCGTGGTTTatggaacctactcgacgagttggaggaccccaactcgatgagttgaggttgtgcatgaaaaccataatttttagggtttgcaccctatttaaaggaccttaagtcccctCACCGGCCTCCCTTATCACTTTAcagtccagagaaaccctagttcgagCCTTATACCGtcttgagtgtgtgtgagagccttggagagtgattttggtgtgatTGTGAAGGAacttggagcttgaagaggtTGGAGCAAAGGGGGACATGATAGATCCAACATCTAGTCTATGTTAGCAACCATTTAGAGGTAAAAATTCTTTATCTTGACCTCTTATTGCTTAGATCTTCCCTTATGCAAGAATATGGTCATTTCTAAGGCAAAATGGAGTCACTCTCgagtttgagcttatcatgaGGACATggtctcagatctggactcctctaggccccaTGGCCATAAATTTGTCGACTTTATCTAGTCTTGGCTCTcctccatgccctaaacctcttgTTTATCTAAGATTTGGTGTTTTGATCCCTTTGAGGCCTtacatgcatgtaaagttagcaactttacgtggtatcttaGTCCTAAGAGGctagatctgtagtttggggCCTTAGACTCGACTGGAAAGGGCTGAAAATGTTAAgacaggaaaactcgacgagttgcttagcCAAATCGACAAGTTGGATACGGTTTACCCGCCTTCTGGATActgagtgaactcggcgagtgggtgagatgactcggcgagtcgacaagGGTTTTCCCAGTCTTCTGAACATTGAAGAACTCGAAGAGTTACTCGGGTAACTCGACGTGTTGTCTCAAACTTTTCACGATCTTCTGAgatatgaaggaactcgacgagtcagcagatgaactcgacaagttgggtcaacaatgaccgttgaatttgactttgaccatggttgaccaagtttgacttctagggatattttggtaatttgggattcTAATGGAATCAGTTATATGGTGGTTACAGGCAGTTGAGTTTGGAGATGTGAGTTGGGATACGATTTAATGGTTCAACACTACTTAagaagtgagttttcctcactatactaacacggtcaaaggcaccaatgccgacccttttggattgttatccaggttatcgcatgatgatatgcttagtgatttgCTAAatctatatcctggtatataagacGATGTTGTGTTTAGTGAcctattaggtcggtatcctggtatataggataatgctatgatTGGTGATATGTTAGATTTGTTTGACTGTTTACACATGCTAGCTAGCGTTTGATGTGTATGTGTTGATTGTATGTGtgggggtgggttgaggcggtcctgctttgtgttgtaggccaacatacccagggccgcctggatagactgaaggcccaatggggcgtaccagtcaggccgaaggcccgaaaaACGGTCCAGATAAGCTAAATGTCCGATatggcggaccagacatgctgaaggttcggagagtggaccagacaggctgaaggcccggtgaggacggtccagtcatactatagactctaTATGCAAgctgtttgttatgatattgttctgGTTTGTATgttgttggtattttaggggaactcactacgctccaggcttacagttttggatttatttcaggtacttcagatgatcgcgggaaacTCACTATGCTCCAGGCTTACAGttttgaattttatggatgttacatgtaatttttgggacattacaatttaattaatatttaatcatacataacacgataaacacaataaacatgaaaaacacgacatataaatgttaaatcgtgtcaattttgtgtcaaattttgaacacgaaaacgacacgacacgacatcgtgtttttttacACTTGACACGAACACAAATTCAAATTTCAGTTTCGTCTGATTTTTGTTTCGTGTCGTGCATTTTTATCATGTCATGTCTTGAATTGCTACCCCTAGTTTGTTATTAGTATAATAATAGAAAAATATTAACATAATTAATAATATGAGTTATGGTCGGTTACACCCATTGGGTCAGTTTTGAATGAATAAACCAAACCCAAACCAAATTTTTTGGTTTAgattttaaattcaaaattgaTGGTTTGGGTTCGTTTTTAGTTTTACTCTTAATGTAACCAGATCCGGTCCAAACCAGTTTTTGACGAAAATGAATACGATTAATCTGATCCACCAGATTATAACCAGATCCTAATCCTCCAGGCAAAACCGAATTTGACACCACATCATAAACCGGAATTACCAAAAACCAGATCCAATTCTTCCCAAAAATCCAGTAAAATCCACCAAAAATCGAATCAAACCGATTTGAAATCAGACTAGAACCAGATTTAGATTTTTGCCAGATCTAGATCGGGTTTTGAGTGATGTAAGTCAAACCACATCGGTTCAAATGCTGCATTTGCGGACCTCTAATCATCATTCTCTGCGGCTAAGGCAAACCTCATGGTTCTTCAATGAGAATCAAAACCAACATCTATAAACACCCCACAACCACCACCAATCTTTTTTTCTTATTCCCTTGATATGTCGGTGGGCAGAGTAGAGAGACTAAACGGGGCATGATATGCATTGTGAGGGTGCTCAGGATTTTCAGTTATGCGGTGGCTCGATGTCTTAGTTCACGCAAAGGGAAGTAGGGTTAGTGTTCTCGAGTGAGATAACAAACAATCGTCTAGCTTCGATGATGAGGGCGATGGAAGAAACAAATAAACATAGTATACGGAGATGTGATCATACTTAATAGGGTTAGGGTTAAATAAGTAGTTTAGCCATTTATAGAAGTTGGAATTAAAGAAGCATTTAATAATTTAATCTAATATGTCATGGTGTAATATACATGGACAAGATAAGACCACCTAAACAAGTTTAAGATCGATAAACCGACACAAATCTAATTCGTCTTAGTTAGTAAGTAAAACATGACTTTAATGGTCTTAGAAAACACAAAAAAGAAACATCATTgaccatttaaaatcatttaacaaaACTAGATGTCTGCCCGCGTAAAGTGACGACGATAAATGACTTTTCTGGCGAATTGTTTCTtataggaaataattattaggttttattattatttagtataaaataaaaaattataatttttaaataaaatatttatgtttataccTTACGTCTTGCATGTTTATATATTGATGTAAATTAATATTGGTGTTTAgttgaaaaatataaattaatttatatacactaatttaatattttaaaatttttatttcgcttcaaattgatttttttttaattatttttcttaattCAAAATTACAAACTTTTGGTAAGGATTAATGAATTATTTTTGTATAATTGATCTGTACAAAAAACTTTGTAACTTAtatcttttaaaattcaaaatatactttctaataaaacataaaatacaaGATAAAAGATAGTGTTGGATTAGATGAAGATTAACCTCTAAGATTAAAAGGTTAAAGAGAAACCTCTTGTGCCCAACAATTCTAGAAAGAGAGTCATAACTAGAAGTTTTTCCTAGTAGAAAAATTAGTCCCTACACTTTTGCCATAATTACAAATTGGACCCTAGAAATATATTTTAAGCAGTTTTACCTACAAAAACTTTATCATTGTCATTGTGTTCTCAAGTTTTTTTAGAAGAGAAAGGGAAAGAAAGGAGATGATTGAGAGGGAAAATGATcgttctttaattttttttatggagAGAAAAGAATGAAAATGAAAGGATTTGAAGGGGAAATCTAGGAtgttttagtcaccaaattatcCGCTCAAAATTAGGCGGACCGGGAAGGAAAGCAAATAACGACCAGTTTTTCCCCTATTCTTCATCTACCTTAGCATATGTTCTTCATCTTCCTTTTCAAAGCATTTTCTTTCTCACCTGCAACAAACATGGTGAAGGTTGTCGTCTTCACACGTTTTCACAACATCACTGTTGCCATCAAAAAGCTGAAATATATTCTCCCCTGGCCTTACAATCGCCCTCTCATCTTCTTCCCTCTTTCTCCTTGTGATAATGAAATTGATGAACCCTGACCAACCAAGGGTAAATATGTCATTTAACAGTGAAAAGTCTTTCCCTCCCCCTACAACTTGAGAACACTTCTCATGATTTTTTCTCTCTTTCCATCTTCTTCCCCCTCCCCTCCCTTCCTCCCCCTATTTAAAATTTAAACTCAAGAACACAATGTCTATGTTTTATGCAATATATTGATATTTTTTTTGGTCATATTCAATATATGGTTTTTAAAGATAAATGTTCATTAGAATGACACGCCATGCATATTATAACGATCTTTAacattgatttatatgctttaaaTTGCGTTTACTGGTATGGAGAATTTATTGGCGCTATTAATAGTTAGCATATCAATATGTTGCATATAATACAAGAACGGTGTATATACATGGAATATTTAAATCGAAGTTTTAAagcattttgattttttttttttataaaaataaaactattgGGCTCATTCATAAGAGGCTTTGCGACATTTGGCCCAACCCATTAAATCTCAATTACAAATTTACAAACCCAATTCAAGTTTTTCATTAATTCTAACTTTCTAAGCCTTTTTAAACCAACGTGATGCAACGCCACCACAAAATAATTTCAATGATAAACAATATATGCACCAAAAATTATCAATTAAATTCtcatttgttttatcaaggataAAAAAGCTTGGCAAATAAGAGTTCGTTCCATGTATCTTGAAGACCAGGTAAACACCAATGCACACAATCTGCATAGCTAACCGGATTAGCTATTTGTTGGGGTGTCAAAGGGCTCCATTGCTTCTTATAGATTGAGGTGTGGGCATCTTTTCGGTAAAGTGAGAGTTGTGTGATGTTTAAAAATGTTATTGGAAACTTTGATTTCCCAAAAACGTCTCCGATTACTTTCATTATACTTTTCCTACAATCTGATCCCCAGTAGTTTGGATCTGTAATCATTTCTGTTTGGTTGTAACAATTTCCATTTGGCTCTGCTCCCCAATCGGCGCTCCTATACATAGAaccaaaataataaattaataagtgaGCTTAAAAACACGTTCGTTTTCTCCACATTAAAAGTGACATGAAAgaactacatttataaaaatagatataaaataGTAATTGTGTAGGCTTCTTTCtattaaaaaaaagagagaaaaaaaaggaGAAAGACTCTAGGTGAAAAGCAACCTTGTTGAAAGCATAAAAAGGGttattgaacttttttttttataaaattcagtATCTCAACCGGTAGGTTTTTATTATGCATAAAAACATATGTACATATCATATAAAATATGTACTCTTAAGCCAAAATGATAAATCAAAATCATTAAAAGTTATTTGGGTATTTACATTTCAAAGAGTGGCTTAACTTTATATGTTAAAAAGGCAATATAATTAACTCACTTTTGATGAGAAGGAGACATGCTTGTGAAGAAGAGCCTTGTATTGTTGGGATCCATATTCTTCCTTACCCATCTCAACATACTTTTCATTCCCATTTTATAAGCATCCTCCGTAGACACTGCTACTATCTCTTTCACTTCATCATCAAACGATCCTTGCCTGcaaattttcataaaaaattaattaacccTTAAACCGACcataaatgtttatatatataatgatatCTAATAAAGAAATAATTAGGTTTAAGTGAGTGTAGAAAATTAAAGGTTACAAGATGTTGAAGTGAAGGCCAGTCATCCACCAAAGGTAAGTATTGAAGACCATAATATCAACCCCTTTCCAATGTTTTCCATGCTTGTTAATAGAACCTCTTCGTACAACTCTATCAGAGACACGATGTATGATGGCATCATCGGAGTTTGATTCAAGCAAAAAGGGAGCCCAATAGAATTCAATTGTCGCATTGTAATCCTACAATATACAACAAATTAATAATCATCATCAAGGAATTGAAATGAGTTCAATTAATTGTCGATTTTTGTTTATAATTAGTGGAAAATGTTATGTACCTTGGCAGTGAAAACTGTTAGAGAACCAATAGTTTCCATGGATTTAGCGTTATCGGGGATGAGTGAATGTAGAAGACACACCATTGATACGTATTGTCCTCTGTTTAAGGAATCTCCAACAAACATCATCCTCTTATTTCTTAATGTCTCTAGCATCAGTGATGCATTGAAGCTGCATGTGTCATTAATCATCACATAAATAAAATGTAAGCAACGATTTgatccttatatgataatattttTTGCAAGTTAACTATTATACTTATTAAAATTCGAAccttatatgataatattttTTGCTCAAACTCGAATCAAACTTAATTTCTTGGAGATTGGCGATGGTTGTTCATATGAATATTTCTGAATAATTCAAGCTATATAATTAAACTTCGTTTATAGTCAATATTTTTTAGCTTGATTTTTTTCTGGACACGTTGAGCTATCAAATCAATTTTAAGTAACATTAACGTAATTATATTGTCGATCTCGAGATCAACGAGAATTGATCTCGTTTACAGCTTTAAACACCTAAAAAAATATGGTCAACGATCACACTAATAATGTTTAAGATATGGTCATTGAACACAAAATATATACTAGTATAATACAAACTAACACACAAATAACGTTTATAATATAATTTCATTGGAAAACTAAATAAAACATTACCTTGGAAGAGAACAACCATGGGGTTGCCACCTCCAGAATTGATAATCCCGGTCCGGCCGGCCATGCTCCTGACATGTGAGCTGCGGCTGAATGTAGGGACACTCCGATTCTTGATACAATGGCCGGTTCAACGGATCCCACACCCACTTCCCGCTAAATACATCACATCCCTTCTCCGTCTCCCCAATTGAAAACGGCAATTTCTTGTAATAATTCTCTAATTATCATCAAATTAACCAAACAATTTAAATATCTTTAACGTATATAGCTTTCTTAAGGGGCTGTTTGATAATTAACCTCTGTATCGTttaaaggatatatatatatatatatatatatatatatatatatatatatatatatatatatatatatatatatatatatatatatatatatatatatatatatatatatatatatatatctgtgtgatTGAAGAATCCTACATTCTTTTAACCATTAAAAGGTTGGAATCATTCAAAAACATCCTCTGTATAATTCATTTGCATAACTTACCAGTGGTGTAAGGCGGTGGTGATGGGTTTGGACTGATATCAAGATCAAGTTGTCCGAGGATGCAACCGAGGTCTTGACCGTATAAGAAGGTGACAAAGATGATGAAGGCTAATAAAGTAAAAAGGTATGGAGATAATCGACCTTTTCTTGTAAGAACAGAGGTTgagattgaagaagaagaagaagaagaagaagaagttggagGTGGCTTCATACCGTTTTTGTTATATAACAGAATGTATGTAATGTCTAAACTTTTTCTTGGTTGATATTTGGTATAGTGAGAATATGTGTGTTTATATTATGATGCATCATGCAGGCTTCAATAATATAACCtaatcttttttttatatatgataATTACGAATGATGCTTTGAGTTTAGGTTTTGTTTAATAAATATGTTTAGGTagaatttcaaaattttgttgtatTCGTGAATAAATATTGTAGGACCCACaaatatttatagtttttatctgtataaaaatatatttagatttttttttctttttataaaataacgGTATAAAAAGATGATAGGTTTATTTGTTAACTAGATTGGATGATCGTATAGAGTCGCTAATACAGGTAGCTAAACTAGTAAATCGAGTAATTTTGCTAATAAACAGTCGAAAGAAACCggtttcatatattttttttttgttttataaacatataattcgttgatataattatataaataatgttagtACAAAAATGTTCCAATGactaattatattttattattctcTAATCATAGTTAATATAATTAACTATAAAGATGCAAGATTCATTTGATAACTCAAACTTTCCCGacaacttgaattttttttctggTATCTTGTTTTAAAAAACAACTTAATGCATCTAGGCGCTT
This window encodes:
- the LOC111919689 gene encoding protein trichome birefringence-like 33 — encoded protein: MKPPPTSSSSSSSSSISTSVLTRKGRLSPYLFTLLAFIIFVTFLYGQDLGCILGQLDLDISPNPSPPPYTTENYYKKLPFSIGETEKGCDVFSGKWVWDPLNRPLYQESECPYIQPQLTCQEHGRPDRDYQFWRWQPHGCSLPSFNASLMLETLRNKRMMFVGDSLNRGQYVSMVCLLHSLIPDNAKSMETIGSLTVFTAKDYNATIEFYWAPFLLESNSDDAIIHRVSDRVVRRGSINKHGKHWKGVDIMVFNTYLWWMTGLHFNILQGSFDDEVKEIVAVSTEDAYKMGMKSMLRWVRKNMDPNNTRLFFTSMSPSHQKSADWGAEPNGNCYNQTEMITDPNYWGSDCRKSIMKVIGDVFGKSKFPITFLNITQLSLYRKDAHTSIYKKQWSPLTPQQIANPVSYADCVHWCLPGLQDTWNELLFAKLFYP